From Syngnathoides biaculeatus isolate LvHL_M chromosome 19, ASM1980259v1, whole genome shotgun sequence, a single genomic window includes:
- the sec22c gene encoding vesicle-trafficking protein SEC22c isoform X2, which yields MSLILFAFVARLRDGLPLSASTDFEHNRELQERKRQLRTISKTLALFPHRTAVKGQELKFYLASSEGVAYMTVCHRSVPVAMAFCFLEDLRWEFATCYDHSVVALADRPYPFLEFDCAIQKLKQQYNHRGGPALQITLTEVHEDLRLCPPQILTVEEVSLANGSANGHVAQLVASDCKTGTSYGAWHPFSGPQHYVCIFERHPRRTPHRVHIPGRLQQRVEHCGFPRGIRLLPAAVPPVRLPLPPKSSQGRGPADNRCPMQRLPPRAKERLANRLPRRCGLAVHCAHPPT from the exons ATGTCTCTGATCCTGTTTGCCTTCGTGGCGCGACTGAGGGACGGCCTCCCTCTCTCCGCCTCTACCGACTTCGAGCACAACCGGGAGCTGCAGGAGAGGAAGCGGCAGCTCCGGACCATCAGCAAGACGCTGGCGCTCTTCCCGCACAGAACCGCGGTCAAGGGCCAAGAGCTCAAATTCTA CTTGGCGTCTTCCGAGGGCGTCGCCTACATGACCGTTTGTCACCGCAGCGTTCCCGTCGCGATGGCGTTCTGCTTCTTGGAAGACCTCCGCTGGGAATTCGCGACCTGCTACGATCACAGCGTTGTGGCACTGGCAGACAGACCATATCCATTTTTAGAATTTG ACTGCGCCATTCAGAAGCTAAAGCAGCAGTACAACCACCGGGGTGGGCCAGCTCTGCAGATCACCTTGACGGAGGTCCACGAGGACCTGAGGCTCTGCCCGCCGCAGATTCTCACCGTGGAGGAGGTCTCGCTCGCCAACGGCTCTGCGAACGGCCACGTGGCGCAGTTGGTCGCGTCCG ATTGTAAAACTGGAACCAGTTACGGCGCCTGGCATCCTTTCTCTGGTCCTCAACATTATGTGTGCATCTTTGAACGTCACCCGCGGCGTACACCTCATAGAGTACACATTCCAG GAAGACTACAACAGCGTGTGGAACATTGTGGCTTTCCTCGTGGCATTCGTTTGCTGCCTGCTGCAG TGCCACCTGTACGTCTTCCACTCCCCCCGAAAAGCAGCCAAGGCCGCGGGCCTGCTGACAACCGTTGTCCTATGCAACGTCTTCCTCCACGGGCTAAGGAACGCCTGGCAAATCGCCTTCCACGTCGGTGTGGCCTCGCTGTCCACTGCGCTCATCCTCCGACGTAA
- the sec22c gene encoding vesicle-trafficking protein SEC22c isoform X1: MSLILFAFVARLRDGLPLSASTDFEHNRELQERKRQLRTISKTLALFPHRTAVKGQELKFYLASSEGVAYMTVCHRSVPVAMAFCFLEDLRWEFATCYDHSVVALADRPYPFLEFDCAIQKLKQQYNHRGGPALQITLTEVHEDLRLCPPQILTVEEVSLANGSANGHVAQLVASGQIVKLEPVTAPGILSLVLNIMCASLNVTRGVHLIEYTFQEDYNSVWNIVAFLVAFVCCLLQCHLYVFHSPRKAAKAAGLLTTVVLCNVFLHGLRNAWQIAFHVGVASLSTALILRRKVLDRSNDCGV; this comes from the exons ATGTCTCTGATCCTGTTTGCCTTCGTGGCGCGACTGAGGGACGGCCTCCCTCTCTCCGCCTCTACCGACTTCGAGCACAACCGGGAGCTGCAGGAGAGGAAGCGGCAGCTCCGGACCATCAGCAAGACGCTGGCGCTCTTCCCGCACAGAACCGCGGTCAAGGGCCAAGAGCTCAAATTCTA CTTGGCGTCTTCCGAGGGCGTCGCCTACATGACCGTTTGTCACCGCAGCGTTCCCGTCGCGATGGCGTTCTGCTTCTTGGAAGACCTCCGCTGGGAATTCGCGACCTGCTACGATCACAGCGTTGTGGCACTGGCAGACAGACCATATCCATTTTTAGAATTTG ACTGCGCCATTCAGAAGCTAAAGCAGCAGTACAACCACCGGGGTGGGCCAGCTCTGCAGATCACCTTGACGGAGGTCCACGAGGACCTGAGGCTCTGCCCGCCGCAGATTCTCACCGTGGAGGAGGTCTCGCTCGCCAACGGCTCTGCGAACGGCCACGTGGCGCAGTTGGTCGCGTCCG GGCAGATTGTAAAACTGGAACCAGTTACGGCGCCTGGCATCCTTTCTCTGGTCCTCAACATTATGTGTGCATCTTTGAACGTCACCCGCGGCGTACACCTCATAGAGTACACATTCCAG GAAGACTACAACAGCGTGTGGAACATTGTGGCTTTCCTCGTGGCATTCGTTTGCTGCCTGCTGCAG TGCCACCTGTACGTCTTCCACTCCCCCCGAAAAGCAGCCAAGGCCGCGGGCCTGCTGACAACCGTTGTCCTATGCAACGTCTTCCTCCACGGGCTAAGGAACGCCTGGCAAATCGCCTTCCACGTCGGTGTGGCCTCGCTGTCCACTGCGCTCATCCTCCGACGTAAAGTCCTAGACAGGAGCAACGACTGCGGAGTCTGA
- the mos gene encoding proto-oncogene serine/threonine-protein kinase mos, with the protein MPSPVPPTRVLSKDIYPSVDIGTCSSPLSKHSFGSTLQVPTQRHHGKVASRLWSSVIYWKELHGVQPVGSGGFGSVYKAKYRGETVALKKVKKCTKNKLASRQSFWAELNAAHLRHRNVVRVIAATTCMPTDFGDERSIGTIVMEYVGSRNLQQIIYGCAEEPLPPERWVKHSLDIARGLQFLHSHKIVHLDIKPANVLVSAEDVCKIADFGCSVQLDTKREASEVVPMSHAGGTYTHRAPELLKGEGVSEKSDIFSFGITMWQMITREQPYAGDRQHVLYAVVAHNLRPDLEDQDAFRSQRGGFCRTLLSRCWDAEARSRFSARDLITQLEQLQAEL; encoded by the coding sequence ATGCCTTCTCCAGTCCCTCCCACCCGTGTGCTTTCCAAAGACATTTACCCCTCCGTGGACATCGGTACTTGTAGCAGCCCCTTATCCAAGCACTCATTCGGCTCCACTTTGCAAGTCCCCACGCAGAGGCACCACGGTAAAGTCGCCAGCCGTCTGTGGTCATCCGTCATCTACTGGAAGGAGCTGCACGGCGTTCAGCCCGTCGGTTCCGGGGGCTTCGGCTCCGTCTACAAGGCGAAATACCGAGGCGAGACGGTGGCGTTGAAAAAAGTCAAGAAATGCACCAAAAATAAACTGGCTTCCCGTCAGAGTTTTTGGGCGGAACTGAACGCCGCGCACCTCCGTCACCGCAACGTCGTCCGCGTCATCGCGGCGACCACCTGCATGCCGACGGACTTCGGAGACGAGAGGAGCATCGGGACCATCGTGATGGAGTACGTGGGGAGCAGGAATCTGCAGCAGATCATCTACGGCTGTGCCGAGGAGCCGCTGCCCCCGGAAAGGTGGGTCAAACACTCTTTGGACATCGCGCGCGGTTTGCAGTTCCTCCACTCCCACAAAATCGTCCACCTGGACATAAAACCAGCCAACGTTTTGGTGTCCGCCGAGGACGTGTGCAAGATCGCAGACTTCGGTTGCTCCGTTCAGCTCGATACCAAACGCGAAGCGTCTGAGGTGGTTCCGATGAGTCACGCCGGTGGCACGTACACGCACCGAGCGCCGGAATTGCTCAAAGGCGAAGGCGTCTCTGAGAAATCGGATATTTTCTCCTTCGGGATTACCATGTGGCAGATGATCACAAGGGAGCAGCCCTACGCGGGCGACCGGCAGCACGTCCTCTACGCGGTGGTCGCGCACAATCTGCGGCCCGATCTCGAAGACCAGGACGCGTTCCGGTCGCAGCGCGGCGGGTTCTGCAGGACTTTGCTGAGCAGGTGTTGGGATGCGGAGGCCCGGTCTAGATTCAGTGCCCGAGACCTCATAACCCAACTGGAGCAACTCCAGGCGGAATTGTGA